One Penaeus monodon isolate SGIC_2016 chromosome 37, NSTDA_Pmon_1, whole genome shotgun sequence genomic region harbors:
- the LOC119596088 gene encoding phospholipase D alpha 1-like isoform X3 gives MFAKLMGVKDTLQSHVMEIAENYNSKEEEGFSRSGAFAERGKMVFLHGVLYLEVIEGRDLPDVDTSWFRSSKDVSDPYVTVDTCCAGRKTCRIAKTSIIYNSLNPHWGEKFRIEMCHETESLLFTVKDLDLVKMESMGYMSIRAEDLLRDEPVTGWFPIMDKSGNPAGAINVSLRFLSTAEITRSNEVPDTVFPMRTGCRVKLYQDAHTPAEPPITDVPTRTGDAYEPPQLWVDITNAINNAQKLIYIIGWSVKTDISLVRDGECENLGDLLKRKASEGVRVMVMVWNEAMSTDIYTPGIMGTHDEETRLFFEGSEVEVFLAPRQKNKGKLMENNFVATLYTHHQKCVIVDAEAEGDDRRRLVAFAGGIDLTDGRYDTPDHPLYKTLPEQHQHDFYNGICQSSVTQGPREPWHDIHMYVEGRAANDILQNFVERWRRQAPDRENRLLPVTEDQFVLEWDSPDEMIWNVQFFRSINSDSAQFDSNVLDKLLTRKGRLYENSIQRAYVHHIRRAKRFIYIENQYFLGSAHSWLVHEAKCPHLIPIELTTRIINAINAGEDFRVYVVIPIHPEGDPTSTAVQEILHWQHRTMEMMYKKIAKAIRKAKIDAHPTDYLSFYCLGKRECPDDLPDGLDEPDSGTVAEKARENLRFMIYVHSKMAIFDDEYIIVGSANINERSMSGNRDSEMALGAYQPMYTKEECGDGEIEGDVRTFRLSLWAEHCGAHMEEHLTPTSVECMRAINEVAKTNLEKFISPEPEHNDSHLMSYPLDVNQDGRVLVREDLEKFPDTGGSITGKNSNFLPNSLTT, from the exons ATGTTTGCCAAGCTAATGGGAGTGAAGGATACACTCCAGTCTCATGTTATGGAGATTGCAGAAAACTACAACagtaaagaggaagaag GTTTCAGTCGGAGCGGCGCCTTCGCAGAGCGTGGCAAAATGGTTTTCCTTCACGGCGTCCTCTACCTCGAAGTCATCGAGGGGCGCGACCTCCCCGACGTCGACACCTCCTGGTTCCGGTCCTCGAAGGACGTCTCGGATCCGTACGTGACCGTCGACACGTGCTGTGCGGGTCGGAAGACGTGCCGCATCGCCAAGACGTCCATCATCTACAATTCCCTAAACCCGCACTGGGGCGAGAAGTTCCGCATCGAGATGTGCCACGAAACGGAGTCCCTCCTGTTCACCGTCAAGGACCTCGACTTGGTCAAGATGGAATCGATGGGATACATGAGCATCAGAGCAGAAGATCTCCTTCGCGACGAGCCAGTGACTGGCTGGTTCCCGATCATGGACAAGAGCGGAAACCCAGCCGGTGCCATCAATGTGTCACTGCGTTTTCTGTCCACGGCTGAGATAACGCGGTCCAATGAGGTTCCAGACACAGTGTTTCCCATGCGAACTGGCTGTCGTGTAAAGCTCTACCaggacgcccacacgcccgccgaGCCGCCGATTACGGACGTCCCCACGCGAACCGGAGACGCATACGAACCACCACAATTGTGGGTAGACATCACCAACGCTATCAACAATGCACAAAAGCTTATCTATATCATCGGATGGAGTGTGAAGACAGATATAAGTCTCGTACGCGATGGCGAGTGCGAGAATCTGGGTGACTTGCTAAAGAGGAAGGCATCGGAAGGGGtcagggtgatggtgatggtctgGAATGAGGCCATGAGCACTGATATCTACACGCCAGGTATCATGGGCACTCACGATGAGGAGACGAGGCTTTTCTTTGAGGGATCAGAAGTTGAAGTCTTTTTGGCACCACGTCAGAAGAACAAGGGCAAGCTCATGGAGAATAACTTCGTGGCAACCCTGTACACCCACCACCAGAAGTGTGTTATAGTGGATGCTGAAGCAGAAGGCGATGACAGGCGACGTCTGGTGGCATTTGCTGGAGGCATTGACTTGACAGATGGACGCTATGACACACCTGACCACCCTCTGTATAAAACACTGCCAGAACAACACCAGCATGATTTCTACAATGGCATTTGTCAGTCTTCAGTTACTCAAGGCCCACGTGAGCCATGGCAtgatatccatatgtatgtagaAGGACGGGCAGCTAATGACATACTGCAAAACTTCGTAGAGAGGTGGCGTCGCCAGGCTCCAGATAGGGAAAATCGTCTTCTCCCAGTCACTGAAGATCAATTTGTCTTGGAGTGGGATTCTCCAGATGAGATGATATGGAATGTCCAGTTCTTCCGTTCCATTAACTCTGACTCAGCACAGTTTGATTCAAATGTCCTGGATAAACTGCTTACCAGGAAGGGCCGATTGTATGAGAACTCCATCCAGAGAGCGTATGTACATCACATCAGACGAGCTAAACGCTTTATTTACATCGAAAATCAGTATTTCCTGGGGTCAGCACATAGCTGGTTAGTGCATGAAGCAAAGTGCCCCCATCTTATCCCCATTGAGCTAACAACGAGAATAATAAATGCCATAAATGCAGGTGAGGACTTCCGGGTGTACGTGGTGATTCCTATCCACCCAGAGGGAGATCCAACCTCAACGGCTGTGCAAGAGATCCTTCACTGGCAACATCGCACAATGGAAATGATGTACAAAAAGATTGCTAAGGCTATTCGCAAGGCCAAAATAGATGCCCATCCTACCGACTACCTTAGCTTCTATTGCCTAGGGAAGCGAGAATGTCCAGATGATCTCCCAGATGGTTTGGATGAACCAGACTCTGGAACTGTAGCTGAAAAGGCACGTGAGAATCTCCGTTTCATGATCTATGTCCACTCCAAAATGGCAATAtttgatgatgaatatattattGTTGGTTCAGCCAACATCAATGAAAGGAGCATGAGTGGCAACCGTGATTCTGAAATGGCTCTTGGAGCATATCAGCCAATGTATACCAAAGAAGAGTGCGGAGACGGTGAGATAGAGGGTGACGTCAGAACTTTCCGCTTATCCCTGTGGGCTGAGCACTGCGGTGCCCACATGGAGGAGCATCTTACACCAACTTCTGTTGAATGCATGAGAGCCATTAATGAAGTTGCAAAGACTAATCTGGAGAAGTTCATCTCACCAGAACCAGAGCACAATGATTCTCACTTGATGTCCTACCCACTTGATGTCAATCAGGATGGCAGAGTGTTGGTGCGGGAGGACCTGGAGAAATTCCCCGACACTGGTGGCTCTATCACTGGCAAGAACTCCAACTTCCTTCCAAATTCTCTCACTACATAG
- the LOC119596088 gene encoding phospholipase D alpha 1-like isoform X2, with product MCLLCMLQYMGIEMGKGAAGACGGRQGEYALGNQEEQYGGSRHDWRYYLCCFSRSGAFAERGKMVFLHGVLYLEVIEGRDLPDVDTSWFRSSKDVSDPYVTVDTCCAGRKTCRIAKTSIIYNSLNPHWGEKFRIEMCHETESLLFTVKDLDLVKMESMGYMSIRAEDLLRDEPVTGWFPIMDKSGNPAGAINVSLRFLSTAEITRSNEVPDTVFPMRTGCRVKLYQDAHTPAEPPITDVPTRTGDAYEPPQLWVDITNAINNAQKLIYIIGWSVKTDISLVRDGECENLGDLLKRKASEGVRVMVMVWNEAMSTDIYTPGIMGTHDEETRLFFEGSEVEVFLAPRQKNKGKLMENNFVATLYTHHQKCVIVDAEAEGDDRRRLVAFAGGIDLTDGRYDTPDHPLYKTLPEQHQHDFYNGICQSSVTQGPREPWHDIHMYVEGRAANDILQNFVERWRRQAPDRENRLLPVTEDQFVLEWDSPDEMIWNVQFFRSINSDSAQFDSNVLDKLLTRKGRLYENSIQRAYVHHIRRAKRFIYIENQYFLGSAHSWLVHEAKCPHLIPIELTTRIINAINAGEDFRVYVVIPIHPEGDPTSTAVQEILHWQHRTMEMMYKKIAKAIRKAKIDAHPTDYLSFYCLGKRECPDDLPDGLDEPDSGTVAEKARENLRFMIYVHSKMAIFDDEYIIVGSANINERSMSGNRDSEMALGAYQPMYTKEECGDGEIEGDVRTFRLSLWAEHCGAHMEEHLTPTSVECMRAINEVAKTNLEKFISPEPEHNDSHLMSYPLDVNQDGRVLVREDLEKFPDTGGSITGKNSNFLPNSLTT from the exons ATGTGTTTATTGTGTATGCTCCAATACATGGGCATCGAAATGGGCAAAGGTGCAGCAGGGGCGTGCGGTGGGCGGCAGGGAGAGTACGCCCTCGGTAACCAGGAGGAACAGTATGGTGGCAGCAGGCACGACTGGCGATATTATTTGTGCT GTTTCAGTCGGAGCGGCGCCTTCGCAGAGCGTGGCAAAATGGTTTTCCTTCACGGCGTCCTCTACCTCGAAGTCATCGAGGGGCGCGACCTCCCCGACGTCGACACCTCCTGGTTCCGGTCCTCGAAGGACGTCTCGGATCCGTACGTGACCGTCGACACGTGCTGTGCGGGTCGGAAGACGTGCCGCATCGCCAAGACGTCCATCATCTACAATTCCCTAAACCCGCACTGGGGCGAGAAGTTCCGCATCGAGATGTGCCACGAAACGGAGTCCCTCCTGTTCACCGTCAAGGACCTCGACTTGGTCAAGATGGAATCGATGGGATACATGAGCATCAGAGCAGAAGATCTCCTTCGCGACGAGCCAGTGACTGGCTGGTTCCCGATCATGGACAAGAGCGGAAACCCAGCCGGTGCCATCAATGTGTCACTGCGTTTTCTGTCCACGGCTGAGATAACGCGGTCCAATGAGGTTCCAGACACAGTGTTTCCCATGCGAACTGGCTGTCGTGTAAAGCTCTACCaggacgcccacacgcccgccgaGCCGCCGATTACGGACGTCCCCACGCGAACCGGAGACGCATACGAACCACCACAATTGTGGGTAGACATCACCAACGCTATCAACAATGCACAAAAGCTTATCTATATCATCGGATGGAGTGTGAAGACAGATATAAGTCTCGTACGCGATGGCGAGTGCGAGAATCTGGGTGACTTGCTAAAGAGGAAGGCATCGGAAGGGGtcagggtgatggtgatggtctgGAATGAGGCCATGAGCACTGATATCTACACGCCAGGTATCATGGGCACTCACGATGAGGAGACGAGGCTTTTCTTTGAGGGATCAGAAGTTGAAGTCTTTTTGGCACCACGTCAGAAGAACAAGGGCAAGCTCATGGAGAATAACTTCGTGGCAACCCTGTACACCCACCACCAGAAGTGTGTTATAGTGGATGCTGAAGCAGAAGGCGATGACAGGCGACGTCTGGTGGCATTTGCTGGAGGCATTGACTTGACAGATGGACGCTATGACACACCTGACCACCCTCTGTATAAAACACTGCCAGAACAACACCAGCATGATTTCTACAATGGCATTTGTCAGTCTTCAGTTACTCAAGGCCCACGTGAGCCATGGCAtgatatccatatgtatgtagaAGGACGGGCAGCTAATGACATACTGCAAAACTTCGTAGAGAGGTGGCGTCGCCAGGCTCCAGATAGGGAAAATCGTCTTCTCCCAGTCACTGAAGATCAATTTGTCTTGGAGTGGGATTCTCCAGATGAGATGATATGGAATGTCCAGTTCTTCCGTTCCATTAACTCTGACTCAGCACAGTTTGATTCAAATGTCCTGGATAAACTGCTTACCAGGAAGGGCCGATTGTATGAGAACTCCATCCAGAGAGCGTATGTACATCACATCAGACGAGCTAAACGCTTTATTTACATCGAAAATCAGTATTTCCTGGGGTCAGCACATAGCTGGTTAGTGCATGAAGCAAAGTGCCCCCATCTTATCCCCATTGAGCTAACAACGAGAATAATAAATGCCATAAATGCAGGTGAGGACTTCCGGGTGTACGTGGTGATTCCTATCCACCCAGAGGGAGATCCAACCTCAACGGCTGTGCAAGAGATCCTTCACTGGCAACATCGCACAATGGAAATGATGTACAAAAAGATTGCTAAGGCTATTCGCAAGGCCAAAATAGATGCCCATCCTACCGACTACCTTAGCTTCTATTGCCTAGGGAAGCGAGAATGTCCAGATGATCTCCCAGATGGTTTGGATGAACCAGACTCTGGAACTGTAGCTGAAAAGGCACGTGAGAATCTCCGTTTCATGATCTATGTCCACTCCAAAATGGCAATAtttgatgatgaatatattattGTTGGTTCAGCCAACATCAATGAAAGGAGCATGAGTGGCAACCGTGATTCTGAAATGGCTCTTGGAGCATATCAGCCAATGTATACCAAAGAAGAGTGCGGAGACGGTGAGATAGAGGGTGACGTCAGAACTTTCCGCTTATCCCTGTGGGCTGAGCACTGCGGTGCCCACATGGAGGAGCATCTTACACCAACTTCTGTTGAATGCATGAGAGCCATTAATGAAGTTGCAAAGACTAATCTGGAGAAGTTCATCTCACCAGAACCAGAGCACAATGATTCTCACTTGATGTCCTACCCACTTGATGTCAATCAGGATGGCAGAGTGTTGGTGCGGGAGGACCTGGAGAAATTCCCCGACACTGGTGGCTCTATCACTGGCAAGAACTCCAACTTCCTTCCAAATTCTCTCACTACATAG
- the LOC119596088 gene encoding phospholipase D alpha 1-like isoform X1: MCLLCMLQYMGIEMGKGAAGACGGRQGEYALGNQEEQYGGSRHDWRYYLCCVPHFCFSRSGAFAERGKMVFLHGVLYLEVIEGRDLPDVDTSWFRSSKDVSDPYVTVDTCCAGRKTCRIAKTSIIYNSLNPHWGEKFRIEMCHETESLLFTVKDLDLVKMESMGYMSIRAEDLLRDEPVTGWFPIMDKSGNPAGAINVSLRFLSTAEITRSNEVPDTVFPMRTGCRVKLYQDAHTPAEPPITDVPTRTGDAYEPPQLWVDITNAINNAQKLIYIIGWSVKTDISLVRDGECENLGDLLKRKASEGVRVMVMVWNEAMSTDIYTPGIMGTHDEETRLFFEGSEVEVFLAPRQKNKGKLMENNFVATLYTHHQKCVIVDAEAEGDDRRRLVAFAGGIDLTDGRYDTPDHPLYKTLPEQHQHDFYNGICQSSVTQGPREPWHDIHMYVEGRAANDILQNFVERWRRQAPDRENRLLPVTEDQFVLEWDSPDEMIWNVQFFRSINSDSAQFDSNVLDKLLTRKGRLYENSIQRAYVHHIRRAKRFIYIENQYFLGSAHSWLVHEAKCPHLIPIELTTRIINAINAGEDFRVYVVIPIHPEGDPTSTAVQEILHWQHRTMEMMYKKIAKAIRKAKIDAHPTDYLSFYCLGKRECPDDLPDGLDEPDSGTVAEKARENLRFMIYVHSKMAIFDDEYIIVGSANINERSMSGNRDSEMALGAYQPMYTKEECGDGEIEGDVRTFRLSLWAEHCGAHMEEHLTPTSVECMRAINEVAKTNLEKFISPEPEHNDSHLMSYPLDVNQDGRVLVREDLEKFPDTGGSITGKNSNFLPNSLTT; this comes from the exons ATGTGTTTATTGTGTATGCTCCAATACATGGGCATCGAAATGGGCAAAGGTGCAGCAGGGGCGTGCGGTGGGCGGCAGGGAGAGTACGCCCTCGGTAACCAGGAGGAACAGTATGGTGGCAGCAGGCACGACTGGCGATATTATTTGTGCT GCGTGCCGCATTTTT GTTTCAGTCGGAGCGGCGCCTTCGCAGAGCGTGGCAAAATGGTTTTCCTTCACGGCGTCCTCTACCTCGAAGTCATCGAGGGGCGCGACCTCCCCGACGTCGACACCTCCTGGTTCCGGTCCTCGAAGGACGTCTCGGATCCGTACGTGACCGTCGACACGTGCTGTGCGGGTCGGAAGACGTGCCGCATCGCCAAGACGTCCATCATCTACAATTCCCTAAACCCGCACTGGGGCGAGAAGTTCCGCATCGAGATGTGCCACGAAACGGAGTCCCTCCTGTTCACCGTCAAGGACCTCGACTTGGTCAAGATGGAATCGATGGGATACATGAGCATCAGAGCAGAAGATCTCCTTCGCGACGAGCCAGTGACTGGCTGGTTCCCGATCATGGACAAGAGCGGAAACCCAGCCGGTGCCATCAATGTGTCACTGCGTTTTCTGTCCACGGCTGAGATAACGCGGTCCAATGAGGTTCCAGACACAGTGTTTCCCATGCGAACTGGCTGTCGTGTAAAGCTCTACCaggacgcccacacgcccgccgaGCCGCCGATTACGGACGTCCCCACGCGAACCGGAGACGCATACGAACCACCACAATTGTGGGTAGACATCACCAACGCTATCAACAATGCACAAAAGCTTATCTATATCATCGGATGGAGTGTGAAGACAGATATAAGTCTCGTACGCGATGGCGAGTGCGAGAATCTGGGTGACTTGCTAAAGAGGAAGGCATCGGAAGGGGtcagggtgatggtgatggtctgGAATGAGGCCATGAGCACTGATATCTACACGCCAGGTATCATGGGCACTCACGATGAGGAGACGAGGCTTTTCTTTGAGGGATCAGAAGTTGAAGTCTTTTTGGCACCACGTCAGAAGAACAAGGGCAAGCTCATGGAGAATAACTTCGTGGCAACCCTGTACACCCACCACCAGAAGTGTGTTATAGTGGATGCTGAAGCAGAAGGCGATGACAGGCGACGTCTGGTGGCATTTGCTGGAGGCATTGACTTGACAGATGGACGCTATGACACACCTGACCACCCTCTGTATAAAACACTGCCAGAACAACACCAGCATGATTTCTACAATGGCATTTGTCAGTCTTCAGTTACTCAAGGCCCACGTGAGCCATGGCAtgatatccatatgtatgtagaAGGACGGGCAGCTAATGACATACTGCAAAACTTCGTAGAGAGGTGGCGTCGCCAGGCTCCAGATAGGGAAAATCGTCTTCTCCCAGTCACTGAAGATCAATTTGTCTTGGAGTGGGATTCTCCAGATGAGATGATATGGAATGTCCAGTTCTTCCGTTCCATTAACTCTGACTCAGCACAGTTTGATTCAAATGTCCTGGATAAACTGCTTACCAGGAAGGGCCGATTGTATGAGAACTCCATCCAGAGAGCGTATGTACATCACATCAGACGAGCTAAACGCTTTATTTACATCGAAAATCAGTATTTCCTGGGGTCAGCACATAGCTGGTTAGTGCATGAAGCAAAGTGCCCCCATCTTATCCCCATTGAGCTAACAACGAGAATAATAAATGCCATAAATGCAGGTGAGGACTTCCGGGTGTACGTGGTGATTCCTATCCACCCAGAGGGAGATCCAACCTCAACGGCTGTGCAAGAGATCCTTCACTGGCAACATCGCACAATGGAAATGATGTACAAAAAGATTGCTAAGGCTATTCGCAAGGCCAAAATAGATGCCCATCCTACCGACTACCTTAGCTTCTATTGCCTAGGGAAGCGAGAATGTCCAGATGATCTCCCAGATGGTTTGGATGAACCAGACTCTGGAACTGTAGCTGAAAAGGCACGTGAGAATCTCCGTTTCATGATCTATGTCCACTCCAAAATGGCAATAtttgatgatgaatatattattGTTGGTTCAGCCAACATCAATGAAAGGAGCATGAGTGGCAACCGTGATTCTGAAATGGCTCTTGGAGCATATCAGCCAATGTATACCAAAGAAGAGTGCGGAGACGGTGAGATAGAGGGTGACGTCAGAACTTTCCGCTTATCCCTGTGGGCTGAGCACTGCGGTGCCCACATGGAGGAGCATCTTACACCAACTTCTGTTGAATGCATGAGAGCCATTAATGAAGTTGCAAAGACTAATCTGGAGAAGTTCATCTCACCAGAACCAGAGCACAATGATTCTCACTTGATGTCCTACCCACTTGATGTCAATCAGGATGGCAGAGTGTTGGTGCGGGAGGACCTGGAGAAATTCCCCGACACTGGTGGCTCTATCACTGGCAAGAACTCCAACTTCCTTCCAAATTCTCTCACTACATAG